In Ruminococcaceae bacterium BL-4, one DNA window encodes the following:
- the araA gene encoding L-arabinose isomerase (Evidence 2a : Function from experimental evidences in other organisms; PubMedId : 10417639, 10669396, 11418559, 14973026, 18263741; Product type e : enzyme): protein MEEKTEKTFWFVVGSQFLYGQTVLDTVAARAKEMAEEMTKRLPFPLIYKGTVKDPAEATRLMKEANWDDSCCGVVTWCHTFSPSKMWIEGFHLLQKPHCHFATQYNRSIPNDEMDMDFMNLNQAAHGDREHGFISARMRLTRKVVMGYWQDEKPLQELGTWMRAAVGYKASRELKVMRFGDNMREVAVTEGDKVEAQIKFGWQVNTWPVGELAEEINRVSEADIDKKMAEYAERYEMATDSIDTVRYQAKEEIAMRHLFERESIHAFSNTFEDLYGMKQLPGLASQNLMADGYGYGGEGDWKVSAMTYIVKTMTAGMSGGTAFMEDYTYNLEKGREYSLGAHMLEVCPSVAAQKPRIEVHPLGIGNREPPARLVFEGHPGKAVVMTLVDMGNRFRLILQDIECIKPPFDMPNLPVARVMWKAQPDLCTGAKLWIMAGGAHHSVLSYDATAEMMTDWAEMNEIEMIHITKDSTVDGLKQQLFLNDLAWRLKC from the coding sequence ATGGAGGAAAAGACCGAAAAAACATTTTGGTTTGTCGTCGGATCTCAATTTCTGTACGGACAAACTGTTTTGGATACAGTAGCTGCGAGAGCGAAAGAAATGGCTGAAGAAATGACAAAGCGTTTGCCGTTCCCTCTGATTTATAAAGGAACGGTGAAAGATCCCGCGGAAGCAACCCGGTTAATGAAAGAAGCCAACTGGGATGATAGCTGCTGTGGTGTTGTTACATGGTGTCACACCTTCAGCCCCAGCAAAATGTGGATAGAGGGCTTTCACCTACTGCAAAAACCACACTGCCATTTTGCCACACAGTATAACCGGTCCATTCCCAATGATGAAATGGACATGGATTTCATGAATCTCAACCAGGCGGCACACGGCGACCGTGAGCATGGATTTATCAGTGCAAGAATGCGGCTGACGCGCAAGGTTGTCATGGGCTATTGGCAGGACGAAAAACCTTTGCAAGAACTTGGGACTTGGATGCGCGCTGCTGTCGGATACAAAGCCTCAAGGGAACTGAAAGTAATGCGCTTTGGCGATAATATGCGCGAGGTTGCGGTTACGGAAGGTGACAAGGTCGAGGCGCAAATCAAATTCGGATGGCAGGTTAACACCTGGCCGGTTGGCGAGCTGGCAGAGGAAATCAATCGGGTAAGCGAAGCCGATATTGATAAAAAAATGGCGGAATACGCCGAGCGTTATGAAATGGCCACGGACAGCATTGATACGGTGCGCTATCAGGCCAAAGAAGAAATCGCCATGCGGCACCTGTTCGAACGGGAAAGCATCCACGCTTTCAGCAATACTTTTGAAGATCTTTACGGAATGAAGCAGCTGCCCGGGCTTGCCAGCCAGAATTTGATGGCAGACGGTTACGGCTACGGCGGAGAAGGTGACTGGAAAGTTAGTGCCATGACGTATATCGTCAAAACAATGACCGCCGGCATGAGCGGAGGTACCGCGTTTATGGAGGACTATACATATAATCTTGAAAAGGGAAGGGAATATTCGCTCGGCGCACACATGCTGGAGGTTTGTCCGTCGGTTGCGGCGCAGAAGCCGAGAATTGAAGTGCACCCGTTGGGCATCGGCAACCGCGAACCACCTGCCCGCCTGGTTTTTGAAGGTCATCCAGGGAAAGCTGTTGTAATGACGCTGGTGGATATGGGTAATCGGTTTCGACTCATCCTTCAGGATATTGAATGCATTAAACCGCCTTTTGATATGCCGAATCTTCCGGTGGCCCGTGTTATGTGGAAAGCACAACCCGATTTGTGCACCGGCGCAAAGCTTTGGATTATGGCGGGCGGCGCACACCACAGTGTTCTCAGTTATGACGCAACCGCTGAGATGATGACGGACTGGGCAGAAATGAACGAAATTGAAATGATACATATTACGAAAGATTCAACAGTCGATGGATTAAAACAGCAGCTGTTTCTCAATGATCTCGCATGGAGGCTAAAATGTTAG
- a CDS encoding protein of unknown function (Evidence 5 : Unknown function) produces the protein MTEPDLMLSMLEWLNKEICRWTNVVGTFFPTRIPTFGW, from the coding sequence ATGACAGAGCCGGACCTGATGCTCAGCATGCTGGAGTGGCTCAACAAGGAAATCTGCCGTTGGACGAACGTCGTAGGGACCTTTTTCCCAACCCGGATTCCTACCTTCGGCTGGTGA
- a CDS encoding protein of unknown function (Evidence 5 : Unknown function) — MNYTPTSGWYYINANQKSPAWTGVEYFYNFLTRRTNTVGPKAVECKIQELQPGDIVQLSFQGYRFEHSPVVVAVSEPFDPAHILIAAHSYDTDYRPVSTYKYVMIRFLHIEGVISNNIVLG, encoded by the coding sequence ATGAACTATACACCGACTTCGGGCTGGTATTATATTAATGCAAATCAAAAGTCTCCAGCGTGGACCGGCGTCGAGTATTTTTACAATTTTCTGACACGCCGTACGAACACCGTTGGCCCCAAAGCCGTAGAATGCAAAATTCAGGAACTGCAGCCGGGTGATATTGTACAGTTATCTTTTCAAGGTTACAGATTTGAGCACAGTCCCGTTGTTGTTGCCGTATCAGAGCCGTTTGATCCGGCTCACATTTTGATAGCTGCACACAGTTACGACACAGACTATCGTCCGGTATCCACTTATAAATATGTTATGATTCGGTTTCTTCACATTGAAGGTGTCATAAGTAACAATATTGTTTTAGGATAA
- a CDS encoding Putative MarR family transcriptional regulator (Evidence 3 : Putative function from multiple computational evidences) codes for MELNKCINFLLSSAQNVVFQYFSQKLSPYNVTPAQYGVLNCLWNHGELTPKQIGELLVLEASSTSGILDRMQKNDLINRSIHPDNRRAILVTTTKKADELRQPIEKIVKDMNQHFMTNLSDDEKDLLSKTLIRIIQINKPEKPLH; via the coding sequence ATGGAGTTAAATAAGTGCATTAACTTTTTACTTAGTTCGGCACAAAATGTTGTGTTCCAATATTTTAGTCAAAAGCTGTCACCGTATAATGTTACACCAGCACAGTATGGTGTGCTGAATTGCCTTTGGAATCACGGAGAACTCACACCCAAACAAATTGGTGAACTGCTCGTGTTAGAAGCATCTTCTACCTCTGGTATTCTTGACCGTATGCAGAAAAATGATTTAATAAACCGCAGCATACATCCTGATAATAGGCGAGCAATTCTTGTTACTACAACAAAGAAAGCCGACGAATTACGCCAACCGATTGAAAAAATTGTCAAGGATATGAACCAGCACTTTATGACCAATCTTTCAGATGATGAAAAGGACTTGCTTTCAAAGACTCTTATACGCATCATTCAAATAAATAAGCCAGAAAAGCCCCTCCATTGA
- a CDS encoding protein of unknown function (Evidence 5 : Unknown function) — translation MNDPDVKCVMVIDSELPIGIIANASAILGITLGKHIPEKVGNDVLDAPRKTHLGIITLPVVMLKGDKEHTYLGIAIHGGK, via the coding sequence ATGAATGATCCCGATGTGAAATGTGTAATGGTTATAGATTCGGAACTGCCAATTGGTATCATAGCAAACGCTTCTGCCATACTGGGCATAACATTGGGGAAACATATTCCAGAGAAAGTCGGCAATGATGTTTTGGATGCCCCAAGAAAAACACATTTGGGCATTATTACGCTTCCAGTTGTAATGCTTAAAGGAGACAAAGAACATACTTATTTGGGAATTGCTATTCATGGAGGTAAATAA
- a CDS encoding protein of unknown function (Evidence 5 : Unknown function), with amino-acid sequence MKASTQKAKTALQNLLRDPVLSMSAAVFSAQFMPLLKEY; translated from the coding sequence TTGAAGGCATCTACTCAAAAAGCGAAAACAGCACTGCAAAATTTGCTCAGGGATCCTGTCCTTTCCATGTCGGCCGCCGTTTTCTCGGCTCAATTTATGCCACTTTTAAAGGAGTATTGA
- a CDS encoding protein of unknown function (Evidence 5 : Unknown function) encodes MERRFYNTEYNTYLVTMQILIVEKNSNYIGGEKNEGQKQKQNYYGSFSYFCISVHVHCVLL; translated from the coding sequence GTGGAAAGGAGATTTTATAATACTGAATATAACACTTACTTAGTAACCATGCAGATTTTAATTGTAGAAAAAAATTCAAACTATATTGGAGGAGAGAAAAATGAAGGGCAAAAACAAAAGCAAAATTATTATGGTAGTTTCTCTTATTTTTGTATTTCTGTTCATGTCCATTGCGTCTTACTTTAA
- a CDS encoding protein of unknown function (Evidence 5 : Unknown function), translated as MDERRRDLFPNPDSYLRLVTTYLMEYAEDCDLFLQKCENRRQNIPVFTEKQVLKNLSKIKKFAKSSHKEEVRAMVQQYVDRVTVFHDRVEVVFKVAFHSDFGNSTTFHCDSSVTRYNLDQYSKVSMLEKAKIEEQENLYTA; from the coding sequence TTGGACGAACGTCGTAGGGACCTTTTTCCCAACCCGGATTCCTACCTTCGGCTGGTGACGACCTATCTTATGGAATATGCCGAGGACTGCGACCTGTTCCTCCAGAAATGCGAAAACAGGCGTCAAAACATTCCTGTTTTTACGGAGAAACAGGTTCTCAAAAATCTCTCCAAAATCAAAAAATTCGCAAAGAGCAGCCATAAGGAAGAAGTTCGTGCCATGGTTCAGCAATATGTAGATCGTGTAACCGTTTTTCATGACAGGGTGGAAGTAGTCTTTAAGGTTGCGTTTCATTCTGATTTTGGAAATTCAACCACATTTCATTGTGACTCGTCCGTTACAAGATACAATCTTGATCAGTACAGTAAAGTCAGCATGTTGGAAAAAGCTAAAATAGAGGAACAAGAAAATCTTTACACAGCATAA
- a CDS encoding putative permease (fragment) (Evidence 3 : Putative function from multiple computational evidences): MIPALFIFRLDLKLYLLVQSINLFNVLFLVLGASALCFVTWNSAVKLLGAVKTSAYIYMVPVITAITSILVLQEKVTSVAVLGIALTLAGLFISENGISKKATGEFENE, translated from the coding sequence ATGATACCAGCGTTATTTATATTTAGATTAGACCTTAAGTTGTATCTACTTGTTCAGTCAATTAATTTATTTAATGTATTATTTCTAGTTTTAGGAGCGTCTGCACTTTGTTTTGTGACATGGAATTCCGCGGTAAAATTATTGGGCGCAGTTAAAACCAGCGCTTATATTTATATGGTCCCCGTGATCACTGCCATTACTTCCATTCTGGTGTTGCAGGAAAAAGTCACAAGTGTTGCTGTACTGGGAATTGCACTCACATTAGCAGGGTTGTTCATTTCTGAAAATGGAATTTCTAAAAAAGCAACAGGAGAGTTTGAAAATGAATGA
- a CDS encoding protein of unknown function (Evidence 5 : Unknown function) encodes MDNRIFSAGIDIRYPVTSDGKTIAKSITATAAGYGIACKIHGNSEPLFIPEDAPFIELLKEGYAHVMGENPALYATGGGTYARELHGRGVAFRPFFSEEGDRRLHNSNENIGLTYFMKHAEICMETMYLMATKP; translated from the coding sequence ATGGACAACCGTATTTTTTCCGCTGGTATTGATATTCGTTATCCGGTGACTTCTGATGGAAAAACGATTGCAAAATCAATCACTGCTACGGCGGCCGGATATGGAATTGCCTGCAAAATTCATGGCAATTCTGAACCGCTCTTCATTCCAGAAGATGCACCTTTTATCGAACTGCTTAAAGAAGGATACGCTCATGTAATGGGAGAAAATCCTGCTTTATATGCAACTGGAGGCGGCACTTATGCCCGTGAACTTCATGGACGCGGTGTTGCTTTTCGGCCCTTCTTCTCCGAAGAAGGGGATCGTCGTCTGCATAATTCCAACGAAAATATTGGTCTTACCTATTTTATGAAGCATGCCGAAATTTGTATGGAAACGATGTATTTGATGGCTACAAAACCATAA
- a CDS encoding putative Alpha/beta hydrolase (Evidence 3 : Putative function from multiple computational evidences) — MKGKNKSKIIMVVSLIFVFLFMSIASYFNSGCGTVSVRNIYYPDSNGHVLRAQLFIPNGVSADKRAPAILNMHGGGDNLECVGNFSSELARRGYVVLSVDEYGSGFSDYVTGNIATGAGGSKENKSKTTAMDGGASTSLKQLLSYDFVDQDNIGLIGHSMGGSYITNAALQYSDHIKAIMPWGSGSFLDLLKKTKSEDYKFSVGYLNGKNDEMIIFSTHLDNTSKLMQQDFMKKFFNTDKDIVAGQVYGSFDQKNARVIYTPTTSHIGNLVCSESVSCLLGFFESAMPTGTNMGSTSQIWQFKEGFDLLAILALLCFAVSLGYVLFSGKLFGSLVYEGNSSSVKMNKPLKWIGIILLIAIPMITLYSIGLPLTTIKSNQFFPMDWSNYFVWLTLINAAIILVLFLIWHFAYGKKHGGSLQSYGILNDNVNWKQIVKSAGFAVAIVFAIYVIVNSCYSLFNIDFRFWIFAIKPITTARLPYILGYLLLLLVSFGILNVASVSFAGLSTDDDSKLGVLKQYVIGWLIGAAGFTIIVLIYYMGLKFNHYPPFFYGFGPFPQGHPNSLVFSMKLITIVPQFTFASILNTAFYRKTKNIYVGSFVAALLLAMIAVTGNAFTY; from the coding sequence ATGAAGGGCAAAAACAAAAGCAAAATTATTATGGTAGTTTCTCTTATTTTTGTATTTCTGTTCATGTCCATTGCGTCTTACTTTAATTCAGGATGCGGTACGGTTTCTGTAAGAAATATCTATTATCCGGATAGCAACGGGCATGTGCTGAGAGCACAGTTGTTTATCCCTAACGGTGTTTCTGCAGACAAGCGTGCTCCGGCTATTCTCAACATGCACGGCGGTGGAGACAATCTTGAATGCGTAGGAAACTTTAGCTCAGAATTGGCGCGGAGAGGTTATGTCGTACTCAGCGTTGATGAATATGGCAGTGGCTTTTCTGACTATGTAACAGGCAATATCGCAACAGGAGCAGGAGGCTCCAAAGAAAATAAATCGAAGACAACTGCAATGGATGGCGGCGCATCAACCAGCTTAAAGCAATTGCTTTCTTACGATTTTGTTGATCAGGACAATATTGGGCTGATTGGCCATTCTATGGGCGGATCCTATATTACCAATGCTGCACTGCAATATTCCGATCATATCAAAGCAATTATGCCTTGGGGTTCCGGTTCTTTCCTGGATTTACTTAAAAAAACCAAGTCTGAAGACTATAAGTTCAGTGTTGGATACTTAAATGGCAAAAATGATGAAATGATTATATTCTCCACTCATCTGGATAACACCAGCAAATTAATGCAGCAAGATTTCATGAAGAAATTCTTTAACACGGACAAAGACATTGTTGCCGGTCAGGTATACGGTTCTTTTGATCAAAAAAATGCCCGTGTTATTTATACTCCAACTACAAGCCATATCGGAAACCTAGTTTGCTCGGAGTCGGTTAGCTGCCTTCTTGGCTTTTTTGAATCAGCTATGCCAACCGGTACGAATATGGGCTCAACAAGTCAAATTTGGCAGTTTAAAGAGGGCTTCGACCTTTTGGCGATTTTGGCATTACTGTGCTTTGCAGTAAGTCTTGGCTATGTGCTTTTCTCCGGAAAATTATTCGGTTCATTGGTATACGAAGGAAATTCATCTTCTGTTAAGATGAACAAGCCCTTAAAATGGATTGGTATCATTCTTTTAATAGCGATTCCAATGATAACGTTATATAGCATAGGACTGCCATTGACAACAATAAAGTCTAATCAGTTCTTCCCAATGGATTGGAGCAATTATTTTGTATGGCTTACCTTGATCAACGCAGCTATAATTTTGGTGTTGTTCCTGATCTGGCATTTTGCTTATGGTAAAAAGCATGGTGGCAGTTTGCAGAGTTACGGCATTTTAAATGATAACGTGAACTGGAAGCAGATTGTAAAATCGGCAGGATTTGCGGTTGCAATTGTCTTTGCTATATATGTAATTGTGAATTCTTGCTATTCTCTGTTCAATATAGACTTCCGCTTCTGGATATTCGCCATTAAGCCGATTACGACAGCCAGACTTCCCTACATTCTGGGCTATTTATTATTACTTCTTGTTTCATTTGGCATTTTAAATGTGGCGAGCGTTAGCTTTGCAGGACTCTCAACGGACGATGACAGCAAACTGGGAGTTTTGAAACAATACGTGATTGGCTGGCTTATTGGCGCAGCGGGCTTTACAATCATTGTACTGATCTATTATATGGGATTAAAGTTTAACCATTATCCGCCATTCTTCTACGGATTTGGCCCGTTCCCCCAAGGACATCCAAACTCTTTGGTATTCAGCATGAAGTTAATCACGATTGTTCCTCAGTTCACATTTGCTTCCATACTTAATACTGCATTTTATAGGAAAACCAAAAATATTTATGTCGGGTCCTTTGTTGCAGCCCTTTTGCTGGCAATGATTGCTGTGACCGGAAATGCATTCACCTATTGA
- the yhfP gene encoding Putative quinone oxidoreductase YhfP (Evidence 3 : Putative function from multiple computational evidences), with protein MESFRACVVREQNQKISYSIENTYPDLLSKGNVIIQTAYSSVNYKDHLAVKAKGGVIRNYPMIPGIDVSGTIVSSNTDAFQVGQEVLVTGFEMGMTHTGGFSEYVQVPEEWIVPLPKGLSLRDAMVIGTAGFTAALSIDALENMGMTKSEQPEILVTGASGGVGSVAIRLLSQSGYTKITALSRKKQEKELLLSLGAKEVLYPEDVIPEKLKPLGKQRFHYVLDTVGGNVASALIPQIFYGGSISMCGNAGGIKMEMTVLPFILRGVNILGIDSVNYPIEKRSRIWERFANEWHIMDSLCTHEIGLDELGKTFSAIEQGTHVGRTIVKIK; from the coding sequence ATGGAATCTTTTCGAGCTTGTGTTGTCCGAGAGCAAAATCAGAAAATATCTTATTCAATAGAAAACACCTATCCCGACCTCTTATCCAAAGGCAATGTAATTATTCAAACGGCATATTCTTCCGTAAATTACAAAGACCATTTGGCGGTGAAAGCTAAGGGTGGGGTTATTCGCAATTATCCGATGATACCGGGAATTGATGTTAGCGGAACCATTGTATCTTCCAACACAGACGCATTTCAAGTGGGCCAAGAGGTTTTGGTGACTGGCTTTGAGATGGGCATGACACATACTGGCGGTTTTTCTGAGTATGTACAAGTTCCCGAAGAATGGATTGTCCCGCTGCCAAAAGGACTTTCTTTGCGTGACGCAATGGTAATCGGCACAGCAGGCTTTACTGCTGCCCTTTCCATTGATGCTCTGGAAAATATGGGAATGACGAAATCCGAGCAGCCTGAAATTTTGGTAACTGGCGCTTCTGGCGGCGTGGGAAGTGTGGCAATTCGACTTTTATCGCAAAGCGGCTACACAAAAATTACTGCACTGAGCCGTAAAAAACAAGAGAAGGAGCTGCTTTTATCGCTTGGTGCGAAAGAGGTTTTGTACCCGGAAGATGTGATACCTGAGAAGTTAAAACCTTTGGGAAAACAGCGGTTCCATTATGTGCTTGATACGGTTGGCGGCAATGTGGCATCTGCACTCATTCCACAAATATTCTATGGCGGAAGCATCAGTATGTGTGGCAATGCCGGGGGAATTAAAATGGAAATGACTGTGCTGCCGTTCATACTCCGTGGTGTTAATATACTTGGAATTGATTCCGTAAATTATCCTATCGAAAAACGCTCTCGCATATGGGAACGGTTTGCGAATGAATGGCATATCATGGACTCATTATGCACTCATGAAATCGGCTTAGATGAATTAGGCAAGACCTTTTCCGCAATTGAACAGGGAACACATGTCGGGAGAACTATTGTCAAAATCAAGTAG
- the araD gene encoding L-ribulose-5-phosphate 4-epimerase (Evidence 2a : Function from experimental evidences in other organisms; PubMedId : 10417639, 11418559, 11732895, 14973026, 22720735; Product type e : enzyme), with protein sequence MLEELKEKVCRANLLLQKYGLVTFTWGNVSGIDRKSGYIVIKPSGVEYETMKPEDMVVVSLRTGETVEGRYKPSSDTDTHLVLYRKFSNIGGVVHTHSRWATTFAQSGLDIPPLGTTHADYFYGEIPCTRKMTAKEIGGRYEWETGNVIVETFRERSYEDIPAVLVHSHGPFAWGTDPQNAVHNAVVLEEVACMAWQNLLLNRAQPAMQQELLDKHYLRKHGEHAYYGQDTLRRDSNG encoded by the coding sequence ATGTTAGAGGAACTAAAGGAGAAGGTCTGCCGAGCTAATCTCCTTCTACAAAAATACGGTCTTGTCACATTCACCTGGGGCAATGTCAGTGGAATCGACAGGAAGTCGGGTTATATAGTGATTAAGCCCAGCGGGGTGGAGTACGAGACAATGAAACCGGAGGATATGGTAGTTGTCAGCCTGCGCACCGGCGAAACCGTCGAGGGCCGATACAAGCCATCGTCGGACACGGATACTCATTTGGTACTTTATCGGAAATTTTCCAACATTGGTGGCGTCGTTCACACCCATAGCCGGTGGGCTACCACTTTTGCGCAAAGTGGTCTGGACATTCCGCCGCTTGGAACAACACACGCCGACTATTTTTACGGGGAAATTCCTTGTACAAGAAAGATGACGGCCAAAGAGATTGGCGGGCGGTATGAGTGGGAGACCGGCAACGTGATCGTGGAAACCTTCCGGGAACGCTCTTATGAAGATATTCCTGCCGTTTTAGTTCACAGTCATGGCCCGTTCGCTTGGGGGACTGACCCCCAAAATGCAGTGCACAATGCGGTTGTGCTGGAGGAAGTTGCCTGTATGGCATGGCAGAACCTTCTGCTAAATCGTGCGCAGCCTGCCATGCAGCAGGAGCTTTTGGATAAACACTACCTCAGAAAACACGGTGAGCATGCCTATTATGGTCAAGATACGCTGAGGAGGGACTCCAATGGATGA
- a CDS encoding protein of unknown function (Evidence 5 : Unknown function), with amino-acid sequence MSMCNRAETAPIDLIDGDKLIDKSRELQLGVIPVTDYFIDETWFSSL; translated from the coding sequence TTGTCCATGTGCAATAGAGCTGAAACTGCCCCTATCGACTTAATTGATGGTGATAAATTAATTGACAAATCAAGAGAACTTCAACTAGGTGTTATACCTGTTACAGATTATTTTATAGATGAAACTTGGTTTTCATCCCTGTAA
- a CDS encoding Ribulokinase: MDEKEQIIRELEGRQTCLGIELGSTRIKATLIDRHFHTIAEGSQDWQNQLVDGMWTYSLESIWKNLQKCFANLMSDVWNRYDRKLVSVGAIGISAMMHGYMVFNKKEELMVPFRTWRNTITDEAAKQLTSLFGYNIPQRWCIAHLYQAMLNGESHVPQIDYLTTLAGYIHWRLTGSRVIGVGDASGMFPIDSSTCNYYAKMTRQFDSLVSEKGYPWRLQDILPTVLTAGQKAGMLTPEGAKLLDPTGTLLSGIPFCPPEGDAGTGMVATDSVKKRTGNISAGTSVFGMVVLEKALKNVYPEIDLVTTPAGESVAMVHCNNCTCDIDAWVALFREFAESAGKPISKHDTYDLLYNQALKGDTNCGGVISFNYLSGEPIAGLDEGRPLLVRRPDANWSLANLMRAQLYSACATLRLGMDILFSKENVRIEGITGHGGFFKTPGVGQRIMSAALNTPMTVLETAGEGGPWGMAVLAAFCLERGENESLSEYLDSRVFQNSEKNTVLPDAEDVRGFNQFLQVYKNCLSIEKAAVLQL; this comes from the coding sequence ATGGATGAGAAAGAACAGATAATACGTGAGCTGGAAGGCAGGCAAACTTGTCTGGGAATTGAACTGGGATCCACACGAATCAAGGCAACGCTCATAGACCGTCATTTCCACACGATTGCCGAAGGAAGTCAGGACTGGCAAAATCAGCTTGTCGATGGAATGTGGACATATTCTCTCGAGAGTATTTGGAAAAACCTGCAAAAGTGCTTCGCAAATCTTATGTCAGATGTATGGAACCGATATGACAGGAAGCTGGTATCCGTCGGCGCCATTGGAATTTCAGCAATGATGCACGGATATATGGTTTTCAATAAAAAGGAAGAGCTGATGGTTCCTTTCCGTACATGGCGCAACACGATTACGGATGAAGCAGCAAAGCAGCTCACCAGTTTGTTTGGGTATAATATCCCTCAGCGGTGGTGTATTGCCCATTTGTATCAGGCTATGTTGAACGGTGAATCGCATGTCCCGCAAATTGATTATCTTACTACCCTGGCTGGATATATCCATTGGCGGCTGACCGGCAGCCGGGTAATTGGTGTCGGCGATGCGAGCGGAATGTTTCCGATTGACAGTTCCACCTGCAATTATTATGCGAAAATGACACGGCAGTTTGACAGTCTTGTATCAGAAAAAGGATATCCGTGGAGGCTTCAGGATATTCTGCCTACAGTGCTGACAGCTGGACAGAAGGCGGGAATGCTGACACCGGAAGGCGCCAAGCTGCTCGATCCAACGGGAACACTTTTGTCAGGGATTCCTTTCTGCCCACCGGAGGGTGATGCCGGAACAGGTATGGTGGCTACTGACAGTGTCAAAAAGCGGACGGGCAACATCAGTGCTGGAACCAGTGTCTTTGGCATGGTGGTTTTGGAAAAGGCATTGAAAAATGTTTACCCGGAAATTGACCTTGTTACAACGCCGGCCGGCGAAAGCGTGGCTATGGTACACTGCAACAACTGCACCTGCGACATTGACGCGTGGGTGGCGCTGTTCCGGGAGTTCGCGGAAAGCGCTGGCAAGCCAATCAGCAAGCACGACACCTATGATCTCCTTTATAATCAAGCGCTGAAAGGCGACACCAACTGTGGCGGCGTGATTTCTTTCAATTATCTTTCAGGCGAGCCGATTGCTGGCTTGGATGAAGGCAGACCATTGCTTGTAAGACGCCCGGACGCGAATTGGTCGTTGGCAAACTTGATGCGGGCACAGCTGTACTCAGCCTGCGCAACGCTTCGGCTGGGAATGGATATTCTGTTTTCAAAGGAAAATGTCCGAATAGAAGGCATTACCGGGCACGGCGGATTTTTCAAAACCCCTGGTGTCGGGCAGCGAATTATGTCCGCGGCGCTCAATACGCCTATGACTGTGTTGGAGACGGCAGGAGAAGGCGGGCCTTGGGGAATGGCAGTTCTAGCTGCATTTTGTCTCGAACGAGGGGAGAACGAGTCGTTAAGCGAATATCTTGACTCCCGTGTTTTTCAAAACAGCGAAAAAAATACGGTTCTGCCCGATGCAGAAGACGTCAGGGGGTTCAATCAGTTTTTGCAGGTATATAAAAATTGTCTTTCAATAGAAAAAGCGGCAGTGCTCCAGCTCTAG